Sequence from the Deltaproteobacteria bacterium PRO3 genome:
CGGCGCTGGCCGCCTCCGTGTGCATCGCGCTGTCCGGCATGTTGATCGCCGAGCTGAAGGGCCTGGACGTTGCGGAGGTCGCGGCCCAAACCACCGAAAATGCGAAGCGGCTGTTTCGCCTGGAGTGAGCGCATGCGCATCGGCATCCTGTTATTCGACGGCGCGGAGGAGCTGGACGTCTTCGGTCCCTACGAGGCCTTGAGCGCCGCGCGGCGCCTGGGAGCGGGCTTCGAGGTGGGGCTCGGCACGATGACCCCGCGCGAGCGCGTCACCCTGGCCTTCGGGACGCGGGTGGAATCGCCGGACTTGCTCGAGCCGCGAGCGGGCGACTGGCTGATCGTTCCGGGCGGGGGCTGGTTGGACGGCGCCGGTCCCGGGGCGCGGGCGGAGTTTCAAAAAGGGGAGATCCCCAAAAAATTGGCGGAGTGGCGCGGCCGGGGCGTCTGCGTGGCCTCGGTCTGCACCGGCGCCCTGCTGCTCGCGGCGGCGGGGATCAGCGTCGACCGGGTCGCGACGACCCATCACGGCGCCGAGGCGGACCTCCGCGCCACCGGCACCTTGGTGGTGAAGGCAAGGGTGGTCGACGACGGAGACTTGATCACCGCGGGCGGGGTGAGCTCCGGGATCGACCTGGGGCTGTGGCTCGTCGAGCGCCTCGCCGGTCCGGAGCTCGCGCGGCGGCTGAGAGAATATTTGGAATATCCCTTGCCCGCCGAGGTCCACTTCGGGCCGCAGGCGGGGCGGTCGCGTTGATTCCATATTGTTGACAAGGCTTGGCGTAGGCCAGGTCGCATCAAGCGGTAAATCATTGGATTGCGAGGCGTCATGAAGAATCTCGATTACATTCCCGTCCTCGATGCCAAGACCGTCCAGGTCGTCGCCTGCGTCATCGAGCGCGGCGGGGAATTTCTCATCACCAAGCGGCTCAAGACCTCGCACCTGGGCCACTGCTGGGAATTCCCCGGCGGGAAGCTCGAGCCCGGCGAAAGCCTGGCGGACTGTGCGATGCGCGAGTGCAAGGAAGAGCTCAATGTCGAGGTGCGGCCCCTGAGGTTGCTCCAGGAGGTCTCCCACGCCTATCCTGAAAAGAGCGTCCATCTCTATTTCGTGCTTTGCGACCTGGTCGGGGGGACTCCGAAGGCCCTCGAGTGCGCCGAGTGGCGCTGGGTGCACCCTCGACAATTCTCGCTATTCGAGTTTCCCGAGGCGGACAAGAAAATCATCGCCGAATTCGTGCGCGAGGCACGGTGAGGCGTTCGCCAAAGCCGTCGACGCGATGCTGGCGATGGAGATGGGAATAACCTTTGATACGCGAACGACTCGCAAAAATCGCGAAACGACTCAGAGTCGTATTGCTGGGCGCCGCCATGGCGACTCTGGCGACGTTGCTGCTTCAGTTCAACTATGACTTGCCCCCGTGGGCCAATGTCGCGATCCAGGCGCTGTGTCAGGTCTTAATCGGTTTGTTCGTCGTTCAGACGGGGCTGTTTTTCGTTTTGAAAGGGCGCGCGGTCCTGCAAAGTCCCGAATTGATCGTGCGTCTGGTGGTTTTGGGTGGTTTGGCGATCACTCACGGACAGCCGCGCTTAGGGGCCGGGCTCGTCATTCTCGAAAGGCTCGTTCGCAGCCTTCAAATCTTCCTTAAAAAGGACATTGTCCAGAATTTTTTCGATCGCTTGAGGACGCAACCGGCGCTCCTGTTGGCCTCGAGCTTTTCCGTAGTGATCGCCGTGGGTTCGGTCCTGCTTTCCCTGCCCATTTCAACCGTCGGAAGGCGCATACATTTCTTGGACGCCCTCTTCACCGCCACCTCGGCCACTTGCGTAACGGGACTCGCTGTCCAAGATACGGGAACTTATTTCACGGCCTTCGGCCAAGGCGTCATCCTCGCCCTAATTCAGGTCGGAGGATTGGGCATCATGACCATGTCCACCTCCCTGGCGCTGATCATGGGTAGAAAACTCAGCATCCGCGAGCGGCTGTTCATCCAGAACGTCATGGAAGAGAGCGATTACGGGGAGTTTTCCCGAACCCTCAAGAACATCGTCAAAATGGCCCTCTTGATCGAGGGCATCGGCGCGGCCGTTCTAACGGCCCGGTGGTATCTCGACTTTCGGGATTTCGGCAAGGCCCTCTATATGGGCGTGTTTCACGCGGTGAGCGCTTTTTGCAACGCCGGCTTCTCCCTGATGAGCGACAACCTCGTCGCTTACCAAAGCGACCCCACGGTCAACCTCACGGTGAGCTTGCTGATTATCGCGGGCGGACTGGGCTTCGCCGTGATTTACGGGCTTTACGGGTTGTGGGGCATGGGCAGGCCGAGGCACCTTAACTTGCACTTGAAAATGACATTGACGGTTACGGCGGTCCTGCTGTTGGGAGGCATGGTCTTCATTTTTCTCGCGGAATATTCCCATTCCCTGTTGGGCATGTCTTTGGGCGACAAGCTCTGGGTTTCGTGGTTTCAAACGGTGACTTTGCGCACCGCGGGATTCAACACGATCGATATAGCGAGTTTTTCGACGCCGACCCTCTGCTTGTGCATGGTCTGGATGTTCATCGGCGGTTCGCCCGGCTCCACCGCCGGTGGCGTCAAAACCACCACCATCGGCGTCCTGATCGTCACGGTGCGTTCCATGTTGCTGGGTCGGGAGCAGGTCGAGACCTTCGGTCGTCAAATTCCATGGGATATCGTCAGAAAGAGCATCTCCATAACGTTCATCGCCTTTGCGATTCTTACGATCGGGACGATCGCGCTCGCCTTGACCGAGCCTTTTTCCCTCCAGGAAATTCTTTTCGAAACGGTGTCGGCAATGGGTACCGTCGGTCTAACTCTGGGAATTACGCCAAAATTGACAGCTTTCGGAAAAGTCGCCATAACGGTTTTGATGTTCATCGGACGCATCGGGCCGCTGACAATCGCTTTCTTAATCGGAACGGGCAAGACGGTGCGCGGCTTCAAGATGCCGACGGGAAAGATCGTGGTGGGTTGATAATTATGACTCAGATCGCCGTCATCGGTTTAGGCAGCTTCGGCTACAAAATAGCGACCAGCCTTTCGGCGATGGGAGTCGAAGTCATCGCCATCGACAATAAGGCCGAATTGGTCGACAACATCAAAGACCGCGTCCATCACGCCGTCGTCGCGGATTCCACCGACGAGCGCGTCCTCCGTTCCGTCGGCATGTCCGAGATCGACGCCGCCGTGAACGCGATCGGGGAAAACATCGAAGTCAGCATCATGACCACGGTGGTTTTGAGGCGGTTGGGCGTGGGCAAGATCATCGCCCGCGCCGTGTCGCCGATCCACGCGGAGGTGCTCCAAGAAATCGGCGCCAGCCGGGTCGTTCAGATCGAGGAGCAGATGGGCGAGCAGATCGCCCGCAGCCTGGTCACATCCAACGTTTTCCAGCACATCGCCTTCCCCAGCGGCTATTCCCTGGTGGAGATGGAGACCCCCAAGGGCTTCATCGGAAAAACCCTGGGAGAGCTCAACTTGAGGAAGCTTTACGGCGTGCTCTGCGTCGCCTTGCAGCGTAAGGTTCCCACGATCGACGACAAAGGTTATTCCAGGCTTAAGACGGACATATTTCCGGCGCCGGATCCCAACGCTCGTATCCTCGAGAAGGACATCCTGGTCCTGGTCGGCGCGGAAAGCGGCATTCGGGAACTCTTGGAGGGATGGTGAAGATCTCTTCGGTTGCCAACAGAATCCAGCTTTCCTTCGCGGCGGCAGTGTTCATCGTCCTTCTTATCGGCTTTCTGTCCTTTTACTACCTCAACCAACTTAACCGCGGCTTGGAACGCATCGTTGAAAGGGATATACGGGCCGCGCGACTCACCGAGGAGATCAAGAATTCCTTGTTCGACGTCTATCAGCAAGAACGCCTCCTGCCCGTCGGGGAGATCCCACCCGCGCAACTTGAGAAAATGCGCTCTTTGCTTCTGTCTCTCCCGGATTTGGTCCGAGAGGCCAAAACGCTGTCCAGCAAGGAGGCAAACATCGCGCGCTACGACGAAATGACGAGATTGGCGACGGAGTCCCTCGAATTCCTCGACGAAATCTCGCGTTCCACCGACTTGGTCGACCGCCGGGAGCGGTTGCGGAGAAACCTGGGGAGCTTCGTGGCCCTCAGCCGTGAGGCGCTGCAGGCGAGATACCAAGATCTCGATAAGCACCAATTGGAGTTGGATCGACTCAGTAGCAACGCTCAACGCAACATGATCATCGTCATGTTGGTCCTGCTGGTCTCGGCTGTCGGGTTGGGCTTCGTCGCCCCAAGAATTGTCAGCAATCCTTTCAAGAAAATGGCCCGCGCGATCGAGCAGGTCCAGGCCGGCAACCTGGAGGCGAGGATTCCGGTCGAGACGGACGACGAGCTCGGCGAAATCGCGGTGGCGCTCAACAAGATGCTGGGCGACATTCGAACTTTCGACCAAATGAAGATTCGGCGGATCGCCTTCGAGCGGCGCCGTTTCGAGACCTTGGCCAATATGGTGGATTACGGCGTGATTCTCCTGAAGCGCGAGGGCGAGGTGGAATTCATCAACTCGCAGCTCTATGTGCTCTTCAACCTTCCGTCCCACGAGGTCGAGGGAAAGAAGTTGGAGGATGTCCCTCTGCCTCAAGAGATCAAGGAATTATGCGAAGAATGCCTTCTCGATATGCGGAAGGTCGAGGGGAGGGAGATTGCGATGGCGCTTTCCGACCGAGAAGGAGGGGAAGTCAACCTCGCTCTGGTCGTCGATGCCGCGATGGTGCGCGCCCATGACGGCCGGGTCGTTAACATCATCCTGACGCTCGAGGAAAAATCCGAGTCCGGCAGACGCTTTCTGGTGCGGCACGCAGGAATTCCCTCGGATGCCGAAGAGGCCTGAAGGCGGGGCCTCGAGGCCCTCAAACCCCCAGAATAGGAAATTTTTCTCCAGCCACGCGAAGGTAGAAGCCGCGCGCCGCCGGGTCGTAGTCGATGTGCCTGGCGAGCTCGAGGTAGGGCTTGCGGTCGAAGCGGGCCTCGAAGGTCCCCTCGCGGGCCCGGCAATAGAAGATGTTGTCCTTGCCGACATGAAGGGTCTTCGGATCGAGGCGCTCGCGATAGTCGCCCTGAAAAATAAGGTCGATGTGGTCAGGATGGATTTCCAGGCCTCGGACCACGTAGACCGTGTCCTCCGGCTCGAAGTAGCACTCCTCGCCCTGGCAGAGGGCGAAGTAGCGACCGTCGGGGAGGCGCTCCATCTTGCGCATGAAGAAGTTCAGGATATTGGGATCCTCGAAAACGCTCCCGTCGTGCCAGAGATTCCCCTCGGCGTCGAGCCGGTAGTGCCAAACCCTCGCTTGTGGGTCGTCCCGGTTCATGTTTTATTATTTTCCACGAAAATGACGCAGGTCGCCAGATGAAAGATTCGGAGCTCCAATTCGGTGAGGATTACTATTTTAACGAGGACGGCTTCATGGTCTTCACCGCGGCCTACCTCTTGAAGCGCGGCTACTGCTGCCAAAGCGGCTGCCGGCATTGTCCCTACGGATTTCGACCGGAAGAAAAATCCCAAAAGGAATAGGGCCCTCGCTTCGCCCCTGGGCGCGAAGGTCGCAGCCCCGGCGCTGGAAGGGCTACTCTCCCTTCCGGGAAATATCGAGTCGACAAAGGCCGATCCAGGCTCCAGAATACGCCGAACCTTATCTTCGTTTTCGGGAGGAGACATGAGCCTATCCAGTTCCGACGCGCCGCTCGAGGCGGGTGCCCCCTCGCAAGATTCCGGCCGTTCGCTCAAGCCCTGGATCTTCCTCGGCTGCGGCTGCCTTACCCTCTTTGTCCTCTTGATCGCGGGCATCGTCGGCTTCGTCTTCTACCAGATCAAGGACTCCGAGGCCGGGCGCCTGACCGAGCGGACGCTGCGCGAGAGCCCCGCCGCCCGCGAGGCCTTGGGAGAGATCCGCGACACCGGTTGGCCGATCGGCAGCGTCTCGGTGGAAGGGGGCGGCTCCGGCAAGGCCAGCCTCTCGATGTCGGTGGAGGGGAACAAGGCCGAGGGAAAATACTATGCGACCTTGCTTCGCGAGAACGGCCGTTGGAGCGTGATCTCGGGACGCCTGGAGCTGAACGACGGGAGGTCGATCCCGCTGGAAGGCTCAGCCGCGGCGCCCGCGGCGCCTGTGACGCCGGAGGCCCCGGTGGCCGCGGGCCCGCCCGCGAGCGGCGGGCAGGCGCTGAGGTCCGACCGCGCCGCCGTCGCGGCCTGGACGCCCGTCGCCTGGCCCGACCAAGCGATCCGCTTGGAGGTCCCGGCGGATTGGGAGCAGGTCGAGCTCGCCAAGCGCTCCCTGGAATTCCGCCCCAAGGACCGCAAGGCCTATTTCCACGGCAACCTCGTCTACTTCGACCAAAAGATCCCCTTCGGTCCCATCATGGAAGCGCTCCTCACCAAGGCCGCTGCGCAGCTGAAGCGCG
This genomic interval carries:
- a CDS encoding DJ-1/PfpI family protein — protein: MRIGILLFDGAEELDVFGPYEALSAARRLGAGFEVGLGTMTPRERVTLAFGTRVESPDLLEPRAGDWLIVPGGGWLDGAGPGARAEFQKGEIPKKLAEWRGRGVCVASVCTGALLLAAAGISVDRVATTHHGAEADLRATGTLVVKARVVDDGDLITAGGVSSGIDLGLWLVERLAGPELARRLREYLEYPLPAEVHFGPQAGRSR
- a CDS encoding HAMP domain-containing protein, with amino-acid sequence MVKISSVANRIQLSFAAAVFIVLLIGFLSFYYLNQLNRGLERIVERDIRAARLTEEIKNSLFDVYQQERLLPVGEIPPAQLEKMRSLLLSLPDLVREAKTLSSKEANIARYDEMTRLATESLEFLDEISRSTDLVDRRERLRRNLGSFVALSREALQARYQDLDKHQLELDRLSSNAQRNMIIVMLVLLVSAVGLGFVAPRIVSNPFKKMARAIEQVQAGNLEARIPVETDDELGEIAVALNKMLGDIRTFDQMKIRRIAFERRRFETLANMVDYGVILLKREGEVEFINSQLYVLFNLPSHEVEGKKLEDVPLPQEIKELCEECLLDMRKVEGREIAMALSDREGGEVNLALVVDAAMVRAHDGRVVNIILTLEEKSESGRRFLVRHAGIPSDAEEA
- a CDS encoding (deoxy)nucleoside triphosphate pyrophosphohydrolase, which codes for MKNLDYIPVLDAKTVQVVACVIERGGEFLITKRLKTSHLGHCWEFPGGKLEPGESLADCAMRECKEELNVEVRPLRLLQEVSHAYPEKSVHLYFVLCDLVGGTPKALECAEWRWVHPRQFSLFEFPEADKKIIAEFVREAR
- a CDS encoding TrkA family potassium uptake protein, translating into MTQIAVIGLGSFGYKIATSLSAMGVEVIAIDNKAELVDNIKDRVHHAVVADSTDERVLRSVGMSEIDAAVNAIGENIEVSIMTTVVLRRLGVGKIIARAVSPIHAEVLQEIGASRVVQIEEQMGEQIARSLVTSNVFQHIAFPSGYSLVEMETPKGFIGKTLGELNLRKLYGVLCVALQRKVPTIDDKGYSRLKTDIFPAPDPNARILEKDILVLVGAESGIRELLEGW